AGTGTATTTCCTCCATGTTGTTCATCTGCCGCCATTTTTGACATAACAAAATCTCCCTGGCTCAAAGGAGTTCCCTTTGAGTTAATGCGGATAAATATATCAGTAACTACATCTATATCAAGTTTTTCTGAAAGCTCGATAACGCCAATTTGAGTTGTTTCTACACTCTTTAGTTGATCCAAAACTTGCTGTAAGTCATTGCCAGACATTTCTGGATTTTCCTCTATGTACTTTGGAATGAATGTCCATGAAGAGAATTTTGTACTGAATATTTCTGATATATCAGGAATCCAATTCTTACTCTTGATATGAGCAGGTGTTTGAACAGCAAACATTTCTGCCTCACTGTCTCCATTGGCATACTCTAAAGCCGCAAAAGGATTAAACGCAATCTTAACACGGCTTTCTTTGAATTCGTTATTAAACACTTTTTGTGCAGCAATAGCTGTCATTAGTGCTGTTATACGTTGCTGGCCGTCTATGATCACTTTCTTACCAGAAGAAATAGTTCCGTCCTTTAATTTTACATTAGGATTCTTCCACAGGATTATATATCCAGTAGGATAGCCCTTATAGAGTGAATCTATAAGGTCCCTAACTTGGCTGTTTTTCCAGACAAACGGTCTTTGTATTTCTGGAATTGCTATATCTTTTGCTTCTATCAACCCCAACAAACCTTTGATGGTGATAGATGTGTTATGAAATTTCTCGCTGCTCATATCTTAACAGTTTTCTATTGCTATATCAAATTTAATATCCTTATTACGATAGAGATAAATCTTAGTATCGTAGGTTATTGTTTCTACTTCAAATCGTTCGCCATTTGGCTGACGGGCAATGTTCCACTCGTTAATGAAACCTCCATCTGGATAGATTGAGAGCTTCTTGTTACCACAAGTTATTGACAATACTCGCCAATGGGTGAGGGTACGCTTAGGAACGGAAACGACAGGGAGTAAATGACCTTCTATGTTCTGATCATATTTGAGGTCATCTATCCATGCATTTGTGAAGTTCGTCAACCATTTGTCACGCACTTCAGAAGATGGCATGTTGGTGCATATCTTGTTGGCATTACCCTTGTCGTCTCTGTAGACTTCAACCTTGAACTCGATGTCGAAGTTAGAACCAATCTGTTTCACTATATGCCAGATGGTCTGTATGGTAATCATCATACCCATGATACTCTTCAGATGTTCGTCCTGATAGCTAATCTTCAAATCGCCACCATTCTGCTTAGCATAGGAAATGAACTCATCAATGAGACCATTTGACTTCGTTTGGAGAATTTCACCTAACTGATATGTATGAATCTCCTTGAATTCATCACCTGCCAGTTTCAACAGCATGGCAGATGGTTTATAAGACAAGTCCATAGACTTCGCAGAAGCAATAGGATTATCCGTGCGAACAAAGAACATGGTGTCGTTGCCCCATTGAGCATTCAGTTGTGCATGTTCCTTGCTGCTCATGAAGTAAAGGCTGCCGTCAATGTAAGCAATAGGGTAGAGGCCTTTGCTTGCCCAAGGATTCTTCATCTTCTTGACATCGCTGCCTTTAGCCCATGCTTTTATCTCACGGCACATTGCCACAACAGGTTCCACTATTGCTGTCTGTTCCGATTCCATCAGGCAGAAAGTCGTAGTCTGGCTCTTTATCACAAAACGATTCATGAACTGAGGTTGCCATCCGTTTTCTCTATCCTCATAATCCCATTCGGCATATTCATTGTCGGCAAACAGAACCAGTTCTTGATGGGATGCAGCAAATGCCTTCTCCAAATCGTATAATGTGGTCTGTGATGGCGAAGCACCAGGGAATGCATCCTTGATGTTTTGAGGAACGGTATCACCCACTTCTTCCTCTTCTTCTATCCAAGCCAAAGCAGCATCTACATCTACGAACTTGGCATATCTGAGTGTAAACTTGTCGAGGAGCATATCCTTTGATTTCTTCTCACGAGCTTCCATCAGGAGTTTCTTCGTAGCCTTGATGACATCCTTCATTACCTGAATGTTAGCCATTTGGTTAGCATAGCCAGCTCCTCCTGGATTACAGTCGAAGATACAGAGATGACCATTTGGCATGATGGCGAAGTCAACGGCTCCACGTTCTTTGCCCAGAATGTCCACCAAGGTCTGAGTGAAGGCTATACCCAATGTAAAGAGCAGGTTCTCCTCCTCATCACGGTTAGACATCCATTTGTTCTTTCCCTTATGGCGAATACGAATCTCGCTATAGTCGGTCTGTATTGTGTCGCCAATAATCACATTGCGCTTCACCTTTGTTGTGTCATGTGAGCAACCACAAGCCTTGCGCATTTCCTTACCGGTGATGGCGAAATGGAATTTTGGCTTCTCTGGCTTTCCTTCCTTCTTTTCGGGCTTTATATTGTTAAACTCATAAGGGAACTTCAATGGCTCATCCTTGTCCGCAACATCTTCTTCCAATACGGTACGTCCACACTTAGGACAGAAGCAATATCCATATCCCTTTCCTTCATTGTAATAGAGTATCTTGGCATTGCCTGAATCACTATTAGGGCGAACAGAGAAAAGATGTGGTTCCGTCACATTGTTTGCCCAGTCGTCAGCATCAATCAGCTGAGCACTAACTCGTGTATAGACATTACTGTCCATGATTCGGGTCTTGTCCTCATTCATATCAGGCATGAAACCAACTGGCTGAATCAGTTCCAGCCCATAGTTATCATTCACAGTCCATTTAATCTGATTACTGAGCGTAGAATCATTGATTACCGTCTTGTCACTGTTTCGATAGATGGTCTTGTATGTTTTGTGGTTGTCATCATACATGTTGGTGATTTCTATACCACGAACGATATATACCACACCATCAACTGCCACGCTGTTGCCTGGCGCATACTGGGCGATGGCATCACGCAATGAGTAGGATGGATTGGATGATGTCATAGGAGTAAAGAAGTCTTTCTTGCCATTGCTGTTCAAATCGAGCGTGAGCACGTTGACCGGCATATTGGCATTCGGAGTGAAACGACTGGTTGCCCAGAAGTTCAACAATCGCTTATACAACACCTCTATATACTGCATTTTCAGCTTGATGCGGAATTTGTCCGTGATAGGACCACCTCCCGAAAATGCAGTCTTGTAGTCTATCAGTTTGTTGCGCAGTTCAGAATAGCAACGCTCGTTGATTTCCTGAGCATTCTTGACCACCTGATTGATTTGATCATCATAGACCGTACCACTCAAAAGTTTCATCAAGTCCTCACGTACCTCTGGTTCAAGTTGCTTGGAACATAGAATGTTGAATTTCTCATACATTGTTCCCTTTGGATCGCCAAGCAGGTCGTTAGGGTCGGCATTACTTGAATTATCCTTCACAAACTCAATCTTGCCGTTGATTACCTTGACTTCAAATGGGGTATAATAGTCTGCTACCTTTTGTGTCAGACGACCACCATTGGCACCTTCGGTAAACACGCCAAAGGCACGAACAAGGAATGAGTTAACATGACGCTGAATCACCTGAGGACTCTTCAAATCTACCGATGGCACTCTTACTGGTCGGCTGATAATCTTATCTATAGGATTACTCAATGTTCTAAGACCTATCACGTCTGAACCACAAAGGGTTATACAGGCACTACGAACCTTGTTGTTACGTCCGCTTCGACCAGCACGCTGCTTATAGTTCGCTGGCAGAGGAGGAACACTCGATAGCAATACTACCTCCAGGTTACCCAAGTCCACACCCATCTCCATAGTTGTAGAGCAGGCAAGGATATTGATGGTATGATCCTTGAACTTTGACTGCAATCCACGAGCCACACTTTTATCTACCTGAGCAGTATGCTCCTGCTGTACAAAGAGATTTGGGAATACATGAATATCCTCCAGACGGTCTGAGAATACACCATCTGTTCCCCAAATGTTATGGTTCCAAAGTAAGGCTCTATGCGTCTTAGCCCAGGATTCTATAGTCTTCTTGTCTCCTTCCTTTGCTGAACCCTTATAGTATGGGAATGCCTCCCAATGTTCATGCAAATCCTCACGTAATTCCACTGGAGTAGTACCCTCCAGATATGGAGAGAAACGCTTGAAATTGTTTCCGATAGGGCGCAGGCAGACCACATGACGATTACCGTCTGCTTTTGTATCGCAGAGATAAACGTCATCATAGAGCTTGAAGCACAGGTCATTGAGATTGAAACGAGGCGCATTGTCTTTTTCATTGACAAAGTGTCCCGACTCATCCAGACGCTGACCCACCTGCAATATCTTATATTCATCGCCAGTCAGAGTTTCCCAAAGAGAATCTATCACAGCAGAAATCTCATGGAAATACTGTCGCTGGGCATCATTCATGGTCAATGTGTTGTCATCACGGGCAATCAGCGCACAGAGATAACGCACAATACGGGCAGTTGATACCTTGCCTTCTTCCAGTTTAGGTTTGTTAAATGGACGACGGCGAGGCTTCTCTGTAGCAAAACGTACCGTTGAGAAGATGTCTATCTTGTCATTTCCTGGAATGCGAAGATAGAAAGACTGGTTGCTTCGTACCGTATAGTCGAGATAAACCTGCATCAGGTTTCTCCAGTCCTCTTCTGTAATCTGGTTAGCTGGGTTGTCCAGCAAATCATTGAAGTCTTCTACAGCCTTTGGCAACTTGATTTTATCCAGTTGAGGATAGCATGTTTCAAACAGACCCAATGTTTCCGGAGATGCTGCCGATGCAGGACGATGTGCCAAATACATCACCATGATACTCTGGATATACTTGTCAATGATTTCATCAGATGGAAGTCCGTCTTCCACCTCATCGCTATCACCCGAACGCTTCACGAATACGGATGCAAACACCGGACAGTATGGATCTTTTTTCAGAAGTTCTGCTATCTCTGACCAGGTCATATACTTGCACGACATCTCGTCCAGCTGCTTCTGAACCACCTTAGGGTCAGGCGACTGGAGATTAGCCATCATTGGTGTATATTTCATCATAGACATAGGATCTGCTTGAACAGCTGCTAAGATTTGTGCCATAGCAGCCTCCTTTGTCAGTCCATTTGCCTTCCTGCGACACAGTTCATGGTATATGGTACTGTTGAACCACATGCGTTCCTGTTCCAGATTCTGTTTCAAGGTTGCTTTTGCTGCAGCCTGACGGCTATCCACAAAACTGATATATTGCTGACCATCATGAAGCACGATGCCGCCTGTCTTTGAATCGCCTTTATCCAACTGGTCAAGGATGCTTGGAGCCATCATGCGTGAGATGAAGTCGGCAGAGAGACGGAACTTCTGCAGACGGTTGTCTTCCATATTGCCATTTGCATCACCTTCTACATCCTGGTCTGTATTGTGGTTCTTGGTCTGTTTGGCATTGCAGTATGGACAGCATCCCTGAATGTTTCCAACAACATGCCAACTTCCTGTTTCTTTTTCATCGGCAGGTGTTAATGGTTGAAGTTTGCCTCCAGGAACCAAACGGAATTTCACGTTGCCGTCTCCCTTCATGTTCTTTTCATTAGAGAGTCCGAAGATGGCATACTTCTTCGTTGAGTTGTCATTGCTTTCTGCCATATCGAGGTCGAACATATCACTATCATCAGTTGCGATTGTCTCGTAAGTCCAATCCTCGGTATTGACAGAAGCCAGTGCTACATACTCGCCGCAATGCTTGCATCGGCTGAGTTCCAGCAACGGAGCTTCCTCGATAGGAGTCAATGACAGAGAATCTTCACCAATCTTCTTTCCGATTGCGTTTTCTGTATATATCTTGAAAGACCCATCTGCAAACTCATTCAAGCGGACAAAGAGACCGTTGTTAGGGACACGATAGAAGTAGTGTACCTTCAATTTACATACAGGCATCTTCAGTCCTTCTTCCTTGCAGCGGTCTTCTTCACGCTGACACATCTCGTCGAGCCATTGCAGTTTCTGGCTGATAGATGCTTTCTCTGGATATAGTTCATCCAGAGAGATATAGTCAGCCTTGAATATCTTTCTCCAACGCTCTTCGTCTTCACCCTTTGGAATTTCAGTTTCTCCGATACGCTTACCTCCAATAGCTTCCACCTGGTCAGCTCTTACGCCAGTGATACCGGCAATAAACTCCTTCAGTTCTCTTTCATCCTTCTCTTTGTCCTCACCATTTCCGAAGGTAGCAGATGATGTTGCAAAACGCACATTCTTTGCATCCACCTTGAAGGCGAGAAGCACTCGGCGAAGAAGCATGGCAAGTTCTGCTGCGCCTGCTCCAGTATAAGAGTGAGTCTCGTCGATAGCAACCCAGCGAAGACTATGCTTTCCTGCAACAATCAACTTTGCATCGGCTCCTCTCAGCAAGATGTATTCCAGCATAGTAGGGTTGGTCAATACAATATGAGGAGGGTTGTTGCGAACATCCTTACGGGTATAGACCATGTGAGGATATTTCGAGTTCTTCAGCTCGTAATGTCCTTGCCCGTCAGGATCTTCCTTTACCCATTCATATTTGCCTCCAGTCACATGCTCTATGCGACGGCGCATTTTCTCTGCATCATCCGACTTGTCTGTATTCTTTGGTTCCATTTCTGGCAGATCACCATTATATACAGTGTAGGTCAGGCAAGTGCCGGTAGAAGATTCGGCAACCGTCAGAAGTTCTTCCAGACGTTCCTTCTGATCTTCCATCAAGGCGTTGAGAGGATAGAGAAAGAGAGCCTGTATCTCATTTGGCAGTGCGTTTTGTGAGAGGTCATGAATCAATGGCATCATAAAGCACTCCGTCTTACCAGATCCTGTACCCGTAGTCACGACAATCGATTTTGGCTTATCGTCTGCCGTTCTTTGTCTGAGCAATACATCCCAGCATTTATACTGGTGCTCGTATGGAGAATATTTAAAGTTCCACAGTTTACCCACCAAAGCCTTGGCTTCCTCAGTTTTCTCAGGGGCAACTGGGATATATGAGTTCATGCATTGAACTACAGGCACGGCATTTTCAGGCGCAAATAGATTGCCGATAAGAGTCTTCATCTGCTTGATGTATGAGCGCTGACTGTCGTTGTTCGACTCACCGCACCACATCGCAACGAGGGCTCTTTCCACCGCTGTTCTATTGTTGTTATATAGTTCAGAGAAGTTCATAATCTTATTATATTTCTTGTCTATATTTCGTTATCTATGTGTATATTAAACTCTTGCCAGTCAAATCCTGACTCTTCGGCAAAGCGGAGCAGTCCCTGTTTGTCTTCTGGCGTTAATGTGCCGTTTCTCTTTTCGAGTAAAGGCTCATATATTTCCGACACAATCTTGTCCTTGTCCATATCTCTCAATGTCTTCATCAGGAAGAAGTATGTTCCATAATGATTTGCCACTTCGAAACATTTCAGGAGGGATTCCGTAACTGATTCCTCGATGTCGTCCCATGCCCATGGATCATTGTCGATATCCATTCCCAGGTTACATTGCAGATTTTCTGTCTTGCTGATGTTTTGAAATATCACACCCATATTCTTTGAGTCTGCATCTTCATCCGGATTGATAGGCTCAGGTTCAGACTGCTCGTCATAATTCCAGTATAGAGCTTGTTCACCTTTCCATGAACTGTGCTCCTGATCATTGCCGAAACATACTACCAGACTTTCTGGAGCCATGACATCGAGTAGCTTTCCTACATAGTGATTGTCATTTCGCCAGGCATTCAATGCAGCTTCACCTACCGATGGATTACCAGAGATATTGATGAAGTCCTGCGAATAAATACTACGCAGATTCCTGCATTCGTATGCCTGAAAACCTTTCTCGCTGAAGTCATTCAGCTGAACCCTGTCTTTGAAGATGTATGGAAGATTGAGCGTTTCTTCATCATTCAGATACTCGATAATCTTGCCATCAAGCATGACCTCTTTCAATAGGGTTGGTCGATAGACATCTACTTCATAGTAGCTTTCATCTTCTCCGTACCTGACTGGTAGTGTAGGGGAGAGAGGATTTCCATCCTTCGGGATTTCATCTTGAAGTTCAGCCTCTGTTCCATCTACATTCTTGTATCTGATGAGCGTTGACTCGAAGTCTCGCTTGATAGGCGATGCTTTCTCTAATCTTGGCAGATAAACTACAGTAAACAATAAAGGCTTTCCTTTTACAGTTACCCTTAATGTCACCTCACCATACGGAGGTTCATTCAGCTTTGTCCATTCGGTATATCTGCCGTTTTCTTGTTTATATTCAATCATCTCAGCCTCGGTTTCCTCCTCTGGCTGAGCATGGAGAATATCGTCCTTGGTAGCAAAGTGACGAACTATCACATCTTCCCATCCAAATATCAGCGGCAGTTCATCTACCTCATATTCGTCGCTGATGTTTGGGTCGTTTATATAATAATGCTTCACCTTTCCGCCTCCTACATATCGGATGGCGTCGGTATAAAGCCTTGTAGTAACCTGGTCATAACCTATGCGGTTATATAGGTTGATCTCTTTTCCTTGTTCATCCAGGAAACTGACGCAATCATAGATGTAAATCCAATTCCATGTCTCGGTAGTACCAAACTTCTGATCACGGAATCGCTTGCGATACACATTTTCGGCAATGGTCTCATCCTTCAGCTTGCAGCGGTATGAAAACAGCAGAGCCGTTTCCTTCTGAGTGTTCTGGGTAGAAGTCCATGCCTCCCCATAGTCTCCCTGTCGCCAGAGTTGGATGTATTCTGTTGTATTCTGTGTTTGAGCCAGATATTCATTACCTTCATCATCCTTCACCACGATTTCTATCTTATCAAATCGTGATGTAGGGATGTTTTTGATCTGTACTCCTTTTTCTACGCCAAAGGCAACGAAGTCGTTCACGCTGTGGTTGAGATAGGTGATGATAGGATTATCCTTGGTCGATGGTTCTATCACCTCATCGCCTCTTTTGAACCTTATATATATAAATAGGTGTAATTGTTTCTCTGGGTTAGGCACGCCCCAGAGATGCACACGATCGTAACGCAGATACTGGTGCAGACCTCCACCTACTTCCTCTGGTTTCAGCCAAAGGTTGAGTCGGCGTGTCATATAAGTATAGTCTGGCGAGAATATTACTTGCCATTCGAAACGGAATTTTATCTTCAATATTTCATCGTTGGCAGCCTTGATGGTTGCCACGAATCGGTTCACGTCAGATGCTGCATCCTTCAGATCGTCTTCATGGAAGGGCATTTCTCCGTTCAGAATCTCCTTCATGTATTCATAAAGGGAATGCTGGCGCTTGATACTCTCTCTGAATGCTACAGCTCTTGATGCTTCATCCAGATTTTCTAATGTATAGTTCTCGCCATGATAGATACGGCAAAGTCCTTTCAGGAACTTCATCTTGTCATGACGGTTCAGCTCATGCTGTATGGCAAGACCACCAAGCACATAGATGGAGTAGAGCCATCGCTTCTGTCCGCTATCATCCTGATACAGATAACGTTTCTTGCTGATGCCTGAGTTGGACCAGAGTGTTTCTAAATCCAGATTCTCTATCAGTTGGTTCCTGTTGCCACTTTGGTATTTGCGCTTATACCATTCTGCCATATAGACAATGGTTGTCGTGGCATTTTCAGGCTTTGCCAATGCTGCTACTCCACAATCAGACACAATAGCGCTTAGGCAGACTTCAAGTTCATTGAAATCTGCCTCCGACAATCTCAGCTTCCATACGTATGGATGGCTGGTGTCTAACGATGCTATTTTGTCTGCAAGCTTCTTGCTTAGTCTTGTTTCCATATTTTAATTTCTTTCTTGATGCCTCGGTATGCTTCACGCAAATCCCTTAACGGTTGTTCCGAATCCTTGATATGATGAATCATACTGTGGCAGTTGCTGCATAGCGGTACCAGATTCTCCAGAAAGTCCTTGGGTACGCCATCGGTCTCGTATGTGGAAATCATCCTTAGATGATGCACTTCCATGAAGTTGGCACCCAGTTCTCTGCCGTATGTTTCCTCAAAATCCATTCCACAGCATTGGCATTGGTAGCCATACTTGTCAAGGCACATCTGGCGGAGCTGAGGATTGCGCCTTATCACATCCATCTCTTTCAGAATATGTTTCCGTTCGCCTTCGGTTTCTTCCCGGAATGATGGAGTAGAAGGTGCTGATGGTTCCGCATCAGATGACAAATTCTCTATGGCAATCTTTGTTTTGAATAGATTGCGGAATGCTTTTGATTCCAGAAACCCTGACCATGTTTTCAGATGTAAGGAATACCTGTTGTCAGCAGCATTGTCTTCTGTTCTCATCTGTCCGTCTATTGCCATGTCATGGCGTACTCGATCATAGTAGTTATGGTCGAGCTGTGTATAGATGCTTTCAAAGTTTGGTGACTCATGCTTTCGTATGAAGTCAGCCAGTTCCGATTCGGTGAATCGGGCGAACTCCTCTGCATCGGGCCTGCGTTTCAGATATTCTTCCACGTAAGCCTTGCGGATGGATGCTGGTGTAGGTATCACTTGTTTCATTGCCCTCATTCTATTTTTCGGAAATCTCACTATTATTTACTACCCAATAACCATGTGCGCTACTTCCTACACGATGGATTAGTTCCTTTTTCTTTAAACATTTTACTATTTTGTAGATAGTAGTTACACCTAATGATAAGCTTTTTCCAATTTGCTCATATGTAATTTGGGTGTTTTGTTTAATGAGGGATAATACTTCTTTTTCAGAATTTGTAAGAGTTTCAGTTTGATTCTTTACCTCACTCTTTACCTCACTCTTTACCTCACTCTTTACCTCACTCTTTACCTCACATCCGTTTTCAGGAGTGATTTCTTTGTTTATAGTATATGTGGTCCAGCGGTTTTTGCTTTCTTGGTTAAGCAGGTTTTTATCAACCATATTATGTAATAACTTGCCTATTTCCAGAGAGTTCATTCCAAGCATTTGCTGCAGCTCCATATTGCTTACACTATCACCATTCCAAACGTATGCCATTACTTGTTGCTCATTGGCAGTAAAGCTATTGTATGTTTCTTCGCCATAATAAGCTTTCATTTCTGCTAAAGTTGATGCAGGAAGAAGACTTACCATAGGCAATGTGAGATCTACCTGACGCAATTCTGTTCGATCTATCAAGATCGGTTTGCGCCAGTTTTGTTCCTTCCATGTCTTTAATATAGTTGGATAGCCACTACCGATGTTTTCGCCATAGCCAATCATACGTAGCATATTTTGTATTCGTGGATTTCTTGCTTTAGAATTACCACCATGCATGATGTCCTCCATTGGCAGTTTTAGCGAGCCTGGATTAGAGAAGAGAAATTCTTTCTCGTACTTCTCTATTTTCAGTACTCCAGTGATGAGTAGATCAGCGTGGATAATCATGTTGGTCAGAGCTTCACGTACAGCTTTATGTATAGGCGTGTCATCGATACGCTCCATACCTTCGAGTTTGAATGGACGTTTCAAATCTTGTGTGAGCTTGGCAATAACTCGCATAAAGAAGTTGAAAAGGTTGTTTTCCCATGTACCATCATATGTCAATCGGTCGCTCCAACGGCTATCTGTTTCTAAGTTGGTCTTGTCTATATAATCCATACGTATGTTGTCGAAGCGGTCACGCACAGGAAGTCCTTTGCCGAACATCATGAGTCCGGCAACGGTTAATCCCTCGCGATGCGTGTTTCTATCAAAAACATATCCTCCCATATTTCTCAGAAACTCTTTGTCGTCAAGTTGGTTGAAAGCATGATCCACATTTCTCACTTCAAAGCGGTTACGATAGGCATGTAGGGTAGGCATGTCTATGTCATTTAAGTCATAATTTTCTACCAATGTACCATCGTTGCCATTTTCATTGGCATCACGCAACATTGATTTAACTTCTTCATCTGTGCAATGATAGTCTCCTTCAAAGTTGCGCTTATACGAACCTCCTATCAGGTTCTTATTGATGTAGATAGGACGCATGGTATAGTTTGCCATTGGTACGTGTATGGCTATAATGTTTTTGCCATTATAGTCAATACATTCCACATTGTCCTCCATGAGGATATTACGACTTACCTTATCACTATCAATAGTTCGTTAATAATTCAATAATGTGCTAAGCAGCTATACGCTGTAAGCACGAGAGATCTTTGAAAATCTTGCTAATTAAAGTTCGGTTCGGGGTGTACCCGCTTGCTTTAAAAATTCGTTTCACCAGATAAATATTGGTCATCAGTGACTTGAATGAAGACATAGAATATTCCATTCCCATCTCCTTCATAGTTACCTTGGCAACATTTAGTGATGTGAACGAAGCATTGAAAGCAAAATCGAGTTTCCACTTATCGCGAGCCTGGCAGTCCATAAGACCAGTATAGCCTTTGGCGTCACGAAAGCAAAATTCGATCTGGAACCTGGTTCTATAATAAAGAAGTACTTCTTCACCCGAAAGTGAGGTGTCTGTAGAGAAGAATAGTTTCTTCTTGCCATTCGGCATCTGCCAGATGACAAGTCTAACTTTACACCTGAGTGCCTTGGAATAGGCTATCAAAGTATAAGCTGTTCCTTCTATATCTTTCATCTCCATCTTCTCCATTCGAGTGAGGTCAAGATTCTTCATATCAATCTTGCCATCCTTGGTCTTGGGGCGACCACGTTTTCCAGTACGTGGACCAGCATAGACATAAAAGAGACAAGCATTGTCACGAAAGCGGCTTATCAAAGAGAACCCTTCTTTCTTTATCCCATTAACAAATGTACTTGTAGAGAAGTAAGCATCTGCAACTATGAGGGTTGAGAGTTTAAGAAGTTCCTTGCGGTAACGCTTAATGACGCTGATATAGAAATCTACCATAGTCTTGTTTCTAAGACTCAGTTCTTTATTACTTAGCGACTGGTGTGCTTTTAACATCATGCAGTCTTTGGCATCAATATCAATGAGGCCAATACCCATGATTTCGAGACCATGTTTAACAGACTGTGCACATCCCGACCAAAAACGACCGATATGTGGAGTCTTCTTGCCAGCTTTGCTGATGTAGCTGGGATCAATGGCAATAGCCCATCTTCCCTGTTTACCAAAGAAGCGCTTGGCAAGTGAGACATTAAGTTTGAGCCAGTCAATGCTTTTCGACTTTTTTAAGCCGAATGCGTTGCGATAGGTTTGCTCAACATGCGAGCCATACCTCCCCATTTGGGTGAAATTTATCTTTCTTGGTATTACCATGAACAAAATTATCACCTCGATGAGTATTTTCTCGAAACTTTTTGTTAACTTTGCAGCCGAATCTTCAACTGCATCTTTAAAGATATCCATATATTGGTCAAGTCCTGTATTCATATAATTTTGCGTTTGTCGTGATTTGCAAAGTTACTGAAAATCAGCGACTTGACCAACTTTCTATAGTTAAGTTTTCATAAGCATTTCTTAATATAAGTTATTGATTTACAGACGATTAAATATTAATTTAACGCAGTATTGCACTATTAATAGTGTCCCAAAATGATTTTAGGATTTTGTCGGTATCGTTAACTCCTGTCACTTCAAAACGTCCTTGCTCAATTGTATGGTTTCGGCGTTCCTTGATACCAAGTATAATAGTTCCGCCAATAGTGTTGGCAAAGGAAGAATAGGTTTCCCATACCGACTTTGGAAGCTCGTTTGTAGCTTCCTTATATTCTATGTTTATGCGCTCACCATAGAGCATCATATCGTTTATATCGTTTGATGTCATATTGTCTTATTTATGTTATGGTTTAACTTTTTTCCTCTTTCAATTACGCTTAGTACCGTTTTTCGTACCGCTTAACTGGTACTGGAGTTTATCTTAGGTGGTACTGGAGTATCAAGTAACTGACA
The Segatella copri DNA segment above includes these coding regions:
- a CDS encoding DEAD/DEAH box helicase — its product is MNFSELYNNNRTAVERALVAMWCGESNNDSQRSYIKQMKTLIGNLFAPENAVPVVQCMNSYIPVAPEKTEEAKALVGKLWNFKYSPYEHQYKCWDVLLRQRTADDKPKSIVVTTGTGSGKTECFMMPLIHDLSQNALPNEIQALFLYPLNALMEDQKERLEELLTVAESSTGTCLTYTVYNGDLPEMEPKNTDKSDDAEKMRRRIEHVTGGKYEWVKEDPDGQGHYELKNSKYPHMVYTRKDVRNNPPHIVLTNPTMLEYILLRGADAKLIVAGKHSLRWVAIDETHSYTGAGAAELAMLLRRVLLAFKVDAKNVRFATSSATFGNGEDKEKDERELKEFIAGITGVRADQVEAIGGKRIGETEIPKGEDEERWRKIFKADYISLDELYPEKASISQKLQWLDEMCQREEDRCKEEGLKMPVCKLKVHYFYRVPNNGLFVRLNEFADGSFKIYTENAIGKKIGEDSLSLTPIEEAPLLELSRCKHCGEYVALASVNTEDWTYETIATDDSDMFDLDMAESNDNSTKKYAIFGLSNEKNMKGDGNVKFRLVPGGKLQPLTPADEKETGSWHVVGNIQGCCPYCNAKQTKNHNTDQDVEGDANGNMEDNRLQKFRLSADFISRMMAPSILDQLDKGDSKTGGIVLHDGQQYISFVDSRQAAAKATLKQNLEQERMWFNSTIYHELCRRKANGLTKEAAMAQILAAVQADPMSMMKYTPMMANLQSPDPKVVQKQLDEMSCKYMTWSEIAELLKKDPYCPVFASVFVKRSGDSDEVEDGLPSDEIIDKYIQSIMVMYLAHRPASAASPETLGLFETCYPQLDKIKLPKAVEDFNDLLDNPANQITEEDWRNLMQVYLDYTVRSNQSFYLRIPGNDKIDIFSTVRFATEKPRRRPFNKPKLEEGKVSTARIVRYLCALIARDDNTLTMNDAQRQYFHEISAVIDSLWETLTGDEYKILQVGQRLDESGHFVNEKDNAPRFNLNDLCFKLYDDVYLCDTKADGNRHVVCLRPIGNNFKRFSPYLEGTTPVELREDLHEHWEAFPYYKGSAKEGDKKTIESWAKTHRALLWNHNIWGTDGVFSDRLEDIHVFPNLFVQQEHTAQVDKSVARGLQSKFKDHTINILACSTTMEMGVDLGNLEVVLLSSVPPLPANYKQRAGRSGRNNKVRSACITLCGSDVIGLRTLSNPIDKIISRPVRVPSVDLKSPQVIQRHVNSFLVRAFGVFTEGANGGRLTQKVADYYTPFEVKVINGKIEFVKDNSSNADPNDLLGDPKGTMYEKFNILCSKQLEPEVREDLMKLLSGTVYDDQINQVVKNAQEINERCYSELRNKLIDYKTAFSGGGPITDKFRIKLKMQYIEVLYKRLLNFWATSRFTPNANMPVNVLTLDLNSNGKKDFFTPMTSSNPSYSLRDAIAQYAPGNSVAVDGVVYIVRGIEITNMYDDNHKTYKTIYRNSDKTVINDSTLSNQIKWTVNDNYGLELIQPVGFMPDMNEDKTRIMDSNVYTRVSAQLIDADDWANNVTEPHLFSVRPNSDSGNAKILYYNEGKGYGYCFCPKCGRTVLEEDVADKDEPLKFPYEFNNIKPEKKEGKPEKPKFHFAITGKEMRKACGCSHDTTKVKRNVIIGDTIQTDYSEIRIRHKGKNKWMSNRDEEENLLFTLGIAFTQTLVDILGKERGAVDFAIMPNGHLCIFDCNPGGAGYANQMANIQVMKDVIKATKKLLMEAREKKSKDMLLDKFTLRYAKFVDVDAALAWIEEEEEVGDTVPQNIKDAFPGASPSQTTLYDLEKAFAASHQELVLFADNEYAEWDYEDRENGWQPQFMNRFVIKSQTTTFCLMESEQTAIVEPVVAMCREIKAWAKGSDVKKMKNPWASKGLYPIAYIDGSLYFMSSKEHAQLNAQWGNDTMFFVRTDNPIASAKSMDLSYKPSAMLLKLAGDEFKEIHTYQLGEILQTKSNGLIDEFISYAKQNGGDLKISYQDEHLKSIMGMMITIQTIWHIVKQIGSNFDIEFKVEVYRDDKGNANKICTNMPSSEVRDKWLTNFTNAWIDDLKYDQNIEGHLLPVVSVPKRTLTHWRVLSITCGNKKLSIYPDGGFINEWNIARQPNGERFEVETITYDTKIYLYRNKDIKFDIAIENC